In Microbacterium sp. zg-Y818, the genomic window GGTGAGGGCGAGCAGTGCCAGCGCCGCCGCTGTGGCGGCCGCGGATCGGGTCGGGAAGGTGGCGGACATGGTGTGTCGCTTTCTCTCGGTGCGCCGGCGGCGTCTGGCCGTCGCGGCGGGGTGGAGGTCAGCGTAAGGAGGGCCGCGCGGGCCGCGGGCGGCGTGCCCGCCAATATGTCGGCCTGTGTCAGTGGCGGTCCGCACTCCGCGTCACCGCGCGGCGCGAGCGGGTGTTGTGTGGCGAAATGTGACGCGGTGCCGCGGACTCTGTCACCGGTAACATCGCCCCGTGACCGCTTCAACCCCTGCTTCTGCGCCGCTTGCTCCGTCCCCCGAGATCGAGGTCGCCGTGGCGCGTGTGCGCGCCGAGGTCGCGGCGCTGCACGCCGAGCTGGTGCGCTATGGCCTGGTCGTGTGGACCGGCGGCAACGTGTCGGGGCGGGTGCCGGGTGCTGACTTGTTCGTGATCAAGCCGTCGGGGGTGTCGTATGACGCCCTGGCGCCGGAGAACATGATCCTGTGCGACCTGGACGGCAACGTCGTCCCGGGAACGCCGGGCAGTGAGCGTTCCCCGTCGAGTGACACCGCGGCGCATGCGTATGTGTACCGGAACATGCCGCAGGTGGGCGGGGTGGTGCACACGCATTCGCCGTATGCGACGGCGTGGGCGGCGCGTGGCGAGGCGATCCCGTGTGTGATCACGGCGATGGCGGATGAGTTCGGTGGCGAGGTGCCGGTGGGGCCGTTCGCGATCATCGGTGACGATTCGATCGGCCGTGGGATCGTCGACACGCTCACCGGGCATCGGTCGCGGGCGGTGCTGATGCAGAACCACGGTCCGTTCACGATCGGTTCCAGTGCGAAGGATGCCGTCAAGGCGGCGGTGATGGTGGAGGACGTCGCCCGCACCGTGCATCTGGCCCGGCAGGGTGGGGAGCTCATCCCGATTGCGCAGGATGCGATCGACCGGCTCTACGACCGGTACCAGAACGTCTACGGACAGACCACTGACGACCGCCGGTAATCCGCGTCGAGGGCTAACCGACCACCGGCATCCTGTCAATCCCCTCCCCATCCCGAGACCCGCCGCGCACCCTCGGGGGTGGAGGCATGACCATGGATTCCCCATTCCCATCTCACCGTCGCCAGCAGCATCCGTCCCCGCGGGACCGCGTGCGTCCCGCCGCCCGTTTCGAGTGACGCCATGGAACGCATGACGGCTACCGGGCGCATCCGGGTGGAGCCGATGGGCCGCGGCGCCTGGCGACTGTGCGACCGCGCCCAAGAGGATGCCGGCCTCGCTCTGCTGGCCTACGTCGAGTACACATACGAAGGCGACTACGAGGCGATCTGGGTCGCCGTGGGCGCTGCGGCCAGCCGGCATCCGACCCTCGACGAGGTGATCCGCACCGCGCTGGAGTCGCTGGCGCCGGCCGCAGAGTCGCGGCGCACCAAGCCGATCCCCATCGCGCATCGTTCCCCCTTCGCCGCCCACTGAGCACGTGCCGCATGCGGCCCGCGATTGGTGCGCGGGTAACGACCCGTCTACGGTTGTCGTGTGGGAAAACTCGTCTACGGCAGCGGCAACCGGTCCTTCGACATCGAGGACCGGACGCTGGCCCACCTGCGGGTCGTGGTCATGAACAAGCTCCGCCGCGGAGAGCCGTTCATGTTCCACCACACCGAGCCGCACGTGACCTGCAGCGTCTGGATGCACCCGGCCGTTCCGATCGTCTTCCACTTCCACGGCAGCCGTCAGCCCGCGGTCAACCGCGAATGGGTCGAAGCGCTCATGCAGGAGGCCAGCAGCGCCAATGGGCTGAGGATCGTTCCGGAACCCGCTCCCGGCTCGCTGATCCCCACCGAATCGGCCGGCTGACGCACGCGCACCTCGGGCGGATACTGCAGCCGCTGCGCGATGTAAAGCCCTGAGCGCCGCTCGTCGAAGATGCTTACGGTGAGCGGTATGACCGCCGATGACATGACCGATGAACAGAAGCGCCGCGATCAGCTGCTCGCCGCACCCGACTCCGTCGAGTCCGATGCCGATCCGCGCATCGACGTGACTCGACGAGACGGGGTCACCCGCATCGACATCCGCGACGACGCCGCAGTGCGCCCCGGTGGGCCGGACCTCGACGAGGAGATCGACTCCCGCTGACGCCCGTGGCGCGAGGCACCCTCGAAGCCGTGCTAAGGTAGATCAACCCCGTTCGGGAACCGCGTGCCAAGTCCGCGTCATGAAGACGCCAGGCACCACACATGAAAGTTTTATTTTTGTCATCTGTCATTTGCTGCGACACTGTCGCGCAGCACCCGCTCGATTGGCGCCAAGCCGATCGCGATGTGCACGTCGCCACTTCCGGCGGCGAGTACGCCGGTTTCGCCGCGCGTGTGGCATCCGGCTTCACCGCTCACGGCCCCCTCGGCCAGGACCTCGGTTTTCACGCCACCATCGACAGCGCGCAGCGCGCCGTCGTAGAGTGGCGAGAGAGCCCGTCCCCCACGATCTCCGCGGGACACCCGCGGCTCACACGTCCGCGTCGCATACGTCGGCACGGCACCATCGGTCGCACTAGCGGCCCGAAAAGTAGAAGGAAAGACACGATGGCCACTGGCACCGTGAAATGGTTCAACTCCGAGAAGGGCTACGGCTTCATCGCACCCGATGACGGCTCTGCCGACCTGTTCGCGCACTACAGCGCGATCGCCGGCAACGGCTTCAAGGAGCTCCGCGAGACGCAGAAGGTCGAATACGACGCCGAGCAGGGCCCCAAGGGCATGCAGGCTGCGAACATCCGCGCACTCTGAGTTTCTCTCGAAGGCCGGTACGCCCATGGCGTGCCGGCCTTCGTGCATTCCACTGCCCTTATCACATTCCGCCAGCCGCATGGACCACCGCGTAGTGTGAAGCCCAGCAGGTGGCACACGCCGTCAGCCCACGCCAGGTCCGCGAGACCTCCGAGGAAGCAGGTGCTCCCATCTCCGCCACGACCACCGCCACCGCCCCCGCCTCCACCATGGGGCCCATCCGACAGACCTACGCAGGCACCAAGGAGTTCCCGCCCATCACGCGGGCGTACACCGAGGTCTCGCAGGCCGTGAAGGAAAAGGGCCTGTTGCAGCGCACCCGCGGCTTCTACGCGCTGGTCGGCCTGGCCATCCTGGCCGGCTTCGCGGGCTGCATCGTCGCTTTCTTCGCACTGGGTGACAGCTGGTGGCAGCTGCTGGTCGCCGCGGCATCCGGCATCCTCTTCACCCAGGTGGCCTTCCTCTCCCACGAAGCGGCGCATCGCCAGATCTTCGCTTCCGGACCTGCCAATGACCGCCTCGCACGCTTTCTCGGCCCGGCCGTCGTCGGCATGAGCGTCTCGTGGTGGGCAACCAAGCACACCCGCCACCACGCCAACCCGAACCGCGTGGGCAAGGACCCCGACATCGAGATCGACACGATCTCGTTCCTCGACGAAGACGCCGCGTCGGCGCGGGGCGTGCGCCGCCTCATCACCAAGCGTCAGGGCTGGCTGTTCTTCCCGCTGCTGACGTTCGAAGGCCTGAACCTCTACGCTCTGGCGTTCCGCCACCTGCTGTTCAACCGGGAGCCGATCAAGGGTCGGTTCCGCGAGATCGCACTGCTGCTGGTGCGGCACGCCGTGGTCTTCACGCCGATCTTCGTCTTCCTGCCGCTCGGCATGGCGATCGCCTTCTTCTTCGTGCAGGTCGCTGTCTTCGGCGTCTACATGGGCGCCTCGTTCGCGCCGAACCACAAGGGCATGCCCGTCATCGCCAAGGACGCGAAGCTGGACTTCTTCAGCAAGCAGGTGCGCACCTCGCGCAACATCCGCGGCGGCTGGTGGGCGACGTGGCTCATGGGTGGCCTCAACTATCAGATCGAGCACCACCTGTTCCCGAACATGCCGCGGCCGCACCTCGCCAAGGCGCGTCCGATCGTCATGAAGGCCTGTGAAGACCTCAACGTGCCCTACACCGAGACCAGCCTGATCAAGTCCTACGCCATCGTCATCGACTACCTCAACCGAGTGGGCCTCGCAGCGCGCGACCCGTTCGACTGCCCCATGGCGACGACCGCCCGTCGGGGACTCGGACCGGCCGCCTGAGGCGACACCGCCGACGGAGGGGGTGCGCCCGAGCGCACGGGGTCGTAACGTCGCCGACATGAGCGACGTCACGATCTTCTCCCCCTCCCCCATCCTCACCGTCACGGTGGAGGACCACCCGTCGGGGGACGAGATCCACGTCCACGCCGGCGGCCAGGGCGTCTGGCAGGCGCGGATGCTGCTGCGGCTCGGCCGCACCGTCTCCATGTGCTGCACCCTCACGGGTGAGACCGGCCGCGTGCTGCGGCGGCTGCTCGAGGACGAGGGAATCGTCGTCGTTCCGGTGCGCCGCGACGGGCGCGGTTCGGCCTATGTGCACGACCGCCGCGGCGGACAGCGCGTCGTGATCGCCGACGAAGGCGGTGACCCCCTCGGCCGCCACGAGCTCGACGAGCTGTACGGCGCCACGCTGGCGGAGGGCCTCGAGTCGCGCCTGGTGATCCTCAGCGGACCGGGTCGCGACGACATCCTCCCCGCCGACACCTACCGCCGGCTCGCTGCGGACCTGCGCGAAAGCGGGGCCGCGGTCGTGGTCGACCTGGCCGGACCACGCCTCGCGGCCGCCCTCGCCGGCGGAGTCGACGTGCTGAAGGTGAGCGACGAGGAACTGCTGGCCGACCGGTTGATCTCGGACAGGTCTGTAGGCGCTGTCAGAAGGGCCATGCGCCTCCTGCGCGAGCGCGGAGCGCGCACCGTCGTCGTCTCCCGCGCCGAGGAGCCCTTGCTGCTCTTGGACGAACGAGGCTTTCTCGAGGTGAGCACGCCGCGGCTGCAGGTGGCCGACGACCGCGGCGCGGGCGATTCCCTGACGGCAGGGCTGGCTGCGGGTATGGCCGGCGGCGAGCCCCCACGCGAAGCGGTGCGGCTGGGCGCGGCAGCCGGAGCGCTCAACGTCACGCGGCATGGGCTCGGCACCGGCGACCCGGCCGCGATCGCGGCCCTGCTCGAGACGGTGGTCGTGCGGGATGCCAGCGGGAGCGAAGAGGCCCTCCCCGAGCAGCCCGTCATGGGCCGGGTGAGCCCGGATGGTCTCGCAGCCCTGGCGGAGCCCGAGGATGGAAGATGACCCGGGCGCTCATCACCAACGACGACGGCATCGACGCTCCCGGCCTGCACGCGCTGGCACGCAGTGCCCGCGCTGCCGGCCTGGAGGTCACGGTCGCCGCGCCGGCCCGGCAATCCAGCGGCGCCAGTGCGTCGATCATGGCCGAAGACCGCGACGGGCGCATCGCGGTCGAGCGGCGCACGCTGGCGGGACTGGAGGACCTTCCCGCGTTCGCCGTGCACGGCGGCCCCGGGCTCATCGCGCTGATCGCCGCGCACGGCGCCTTCGGAGAGCCGCCAGAGGTCGTGCTCTCGGGCGTGAACCACGGTGCGAACGTCGGCCGGGCGGTCATTCACTCGGGCACGGTGGGAGCGGCTCTCACCGGCGGGCTGAACCGCGCCTGGGCCGTCGCTGTCTCACTCGACGTCGGCATGCGCCCGGTGGAGTTCCACTGGGACGTCGCCGCCGAGGCCGCGCTGAGCCTGCTTCCCGACCTGCTCGAGCGACCGCCCGGCACTGTGCTGAACGTCAACGCCCCGAACAGCGCGTCGAATCGCGGCATCCGGGAATCCTCCCTCGCTCCCTTCGGCATCGTGCAGACGACGCTGAGCGAGCGCGAAGAGCATCACATCCGCCTCGCGGTCGAGGACCTCCCCCATGCGCCGGAACCCGGCACGGATGCCGCGCACCTCGCAGACGGCTGGGTGACGGTCACCGGGCTGGAGTCTGTGACGGGCGTGCCACTAGGGCTGCGCTGACCTCAGCGCGCCGCGTCGACGGCCGCCAGGATCTCGGAGCGGTCGAGTTCGTCGAGACGATCGGCCAGGCGGCCGATGACAAGAGCGGCGATCTCAGCCTGCTCATCGGTCAGCGAGTCGATGACCTCGACGACCGCGGTGTGATGCGCGGCGTACGCCGCGTCGACGAGACGGACCGCCTCATCCGTGGGGACCAGGTAGTGCGCGCGCCGGTCACGCGGATGCTGCACGCGCTGGACGAGGCCCCGGGCGACCAGTCGGTCGACGACGTTGGTGATCGTCGCGCTGGAAGTCCGCAGCATGGCCAGCAGACTCTTCGGGCTGATGTCCCGCCCGTCGCGGTACGCCTGTACGAGGTACCGCAGCGCGGTGAGATCGACGCCTCCCAGGCCCGAGCGCTGGTGCGCGCGCTCCGCCTGCGCACGTTCGCCACGCCGCAGCCGCAGGATGGCGTTGCTCAGGACGCTCCCTGCAGGCGTCGCCGGCGGTTCGGCGTAGAGGTGCTCGTTCTCGTGCCGCACGACGGTCTGGGGCATGTCATCTCCCGGGGTCGGATTACCAGGCTTCGGAGGTGACCGCATCACGGGCGTCGCGGAGGGTGGCGAACCGTCCCACCTCGGCCCCCGTATCGTCACGGGCACTGAATTCACCCGAGTGCAGCCGCTCGACGGCACCCAGGTAACGACCATCCGTGTTCGCGACCCAGAACCCCGGCTCGACCTGGAACCAGGCGGCGCGCGCCTGCGTCGAGGGTGCTGCGTCGATGATCACGGACATGTCGTCTCTCCTCCAGTGTAACCCCGCGAGTGTGCGGCTCAGTCGATTACACACCATCTGTATTACATATCTACTGTAATTGACATCACCTGTCTCACTTCGCTATAGATGTATGACACGAAAGTGCGCCGCGCACACCCCGCGCGGCCAATGAGCGAAGGAGCAGAAGTGGGACTTCTTTACTACGGTGCGGACACCACGCCCACCGAAATCCCTGACCGTCTGCTGGCTCAC contains:
- a CDS encoding L-ribulose-5-phosphate 4-epimerase translates to MEVAVARVRAEVAALHAELVRYGLVVWTGGNVSGRVPGADLFVIKPSGVSYDALAPENMILCDLDGNVVPGTPGSERSPSSDTAAHAYVYRNMPQVGGVVHTHSPYATAWAARGEAIPCVITAMADEFGGEVPVGPFAIIGDDSIGRGIVDTLTGHRSRAVLMQNHGPFTIGSSAKDAVKAAVMVEDVARTVHLARQGGELIPIAQDAIDRLYDRYQNVYGQTTDDRR
- a CDS encoding ATP-dependent DNA ligase produces the protein MGKLVYGSGNRSFDIEDRTLAHLRVVVMNKLRRGEPFMFHHTEPHVTCSVWMHPAVPIVFHFHGSRQPAVNREWVEALMQEASSANGLRIVPEPAPGSLIPTESAG
- a CDS encoding cold-shock protein → MATGTVKWFNSEKGYGFIAPDDGSADLFAHYSAIAGNGFKELRETQKVEYDAEQGPKGMQAANIRAL
- a CDS encoding acyl-CoA desaturase translates to MGPIRQTYAGTKEFPPITRAYTEVSQAVKEKGLLQRTRGFYALVGLAILAGFAGCIVAFFALGDSWWQLLVAAASGILFTQVAFLSHEAAHRQIFASGPANDRLARFLGPAVVGMSVSWWATKHTRHHANPNRVGKDPDIEIDTISFLDEDAASARGVRRLITKRQGWLFFPLLTFEGLNLYALAFRHLLFNREPIKGRFREIALLLVRHAVVFTPIFVFLPLGMAIAFFFVQVAVFGVYMGASFAPNHKGMPVIAKDAKLDFFSKQVRTSRNIRGGWWATWLMGGLNYQIEHHLFPNMPRPHLAKARPIVMKACEDLNVPYTETSLIKSYAIVIDYLNRVGLAARDPFDCPMATTARRGLGPAA
- a CDS encoding PfkB family carbohydrate kinase, whose translation is MSDVTIFSPSPILTVTVEDHPSGDEIHVHAGGQGVWQARMLLRLGRTVSMCCTLTGETGRVLRRLLEDEGIVVVPVRRDGRGSAYVHDRRGGQRVVIADEGGDPLGRHELDELYGATLAEGLESRLVILSGPGRDDILPADTYRRLAADLRESGAAVVVDLAGPRLAAALAGGVDVLKVSDEELLADRLISDRSVGAVRRAMRLLRERGARTVVVSRAEEPLLLLDERGFLEVSTPRLQVADDRGAGDSLTAGLAAGMAGGEPPREAVRLGAAAGALNVTRHGLGTGDPAAIAALLETVVVRDASGSEEALPEQPVMGRVSPDGLAALAEPEDGR
- a CDS encoding 5'/3'-nucleotidase SurE, whose amino-acid sequence is MTRALITNDDGIDAPGLHALARSARAAGLEVTVAAPARQSSGASASIMAEDRDGRIAVERRTLAGLEDLPAFAVHGGPGLIALIAAHGAFGEPPEVVLSGVNHGANVGRAVIHSGTVGAALTGGLNRAWAVAVSLDVGMRPVEFHWDVAAEAALSLLPDLLERPPGTVLNVNAPNSASNRGIRESSLAPFGIVQTTLSEREEHHIRLAVEDLPHAPEPGTDAAHLADGWVTVTGLESVTGVPLGLR
- a CDS encoding MarR family transcriptional regulator; protein product: MPQTVVRHENEHLYAEPPATPAGSVLSNAILRLRRGERAQAERAHQRSGLGGVDLTALRYLVQAYRDGRDISPKSLLAMLRTSSATITNVVDRLVARGLVQRVQHPRDRRAHYLVPTDEAVRLVDAAYAAHHTAVVEVIDSLTDEQAEIAALVIGRLADRLDELDRSEILAAVDAAR